A window from Drosophila kikkawai strain 14028-0561.14 chromosome 2L, DkikHiC1v2, whole genome shotgun sequence encodes these proteins:
- the LOC108085432 gene encoding uncharacterized protein, translating into MPYLYGIADTKFFKKIKTKSQKDASVVLPPFKFRRNEFLQACPKYDKDDMPIQFRATPAPLVELCTIVVDKLPLPPMFEWDDMDIRRWIHSYGYPQYMNTFRVNMITGRKLLLLDACALSAMNIKDFDHIRHITYGIRMLFHFELTKFSSSISLPDEKPNELYLLFHTQTGVNYDEVRRSDLYRRMQLIRERSRNLDHWDLLYLWLRREREHKYQEIIGLTRRTKLFKCKEAVVEKRIPQCLEPEDLMCQTCMPPCDCDWTKRELRLPWRFSCLTPVLATTMSKWKDTQTQCTSCIPPCECHWPPRYYLTGTVINCLQHKFPEKFCPIFDERYKASERPSIVERWTRFSI; encoded by the exons ATGCCGTATCTTTATGGCATTGCGGATACCAAGTTCTTCAAGAAGATCAAGACAAAGTCACAGAAAGATGCCTCAGTGGTGCTGCCGCCCTTCAAGTTCCGGCGGAACGAGTTTCTCCAGGCATGTCCGAAATATGATAAGGACGATATGCCTATTCAGTTTAGGGCTACACCTGCTCCCCTCGTGGAGCTCTGCACGATCGTGGTGGACaagctgccactgccacccaTGTTCGAGTGGGATGACATGGACATTAGGCGCTGGATTCATAGCTACGGTTATCCTCAGTACATG AACACCTTCCGTGTTAATATGATCACAGGCCGaaagctgctcctgctggacGCCTGCGCCCTGAGTGCCATGAACATCAAGGACTTTGATCACATTCGTCACATCACCTACGGCATTCGAATGCTGTTTCACTTCGAGCTGACCAAGTTCTCGTCCAGCATATCGCTGCCTGATGAGAAGCCCAACGAACTGTACCTGCTGTTCCACACGCAGACCGGCGTAAACTATGACGAGGTGCGTCGTAGCGATCTGTACAGGCGGATGCAGTTGATCCGAGAGCGTTCCCGCAATCTTGATCACTGGGATCTGCTGTACCTGTGGCTGCGACGCGAGCGGGAGCACAAATACCAGGAGATCATCGGTCTGACGCGGCGCACCAAATTGTTCAAGTGCAAGGAGGCGGTGGTAGAAAAGCGTATTCCGCAGTGCTTGGAGCCGGAGGATCTTATGTGCCAGACCTGCATGCCGCCGTGCGACTGCGACTGGACGAAGCGGGAGCTAAGGCTGCCATGGCGCTTCAGCTGCCTCACCCCGGTACTGGCAACGACCATGAGCAAGTGGAAGGACACTCAAACGCAGTGCACGTCCTGCATACCGCCCTGCGAATGCCACTGGCCACCACGCTACTATCTCACCGGCACGGTCATCAACTGTCTGCAGCACAAGTTCCCGGAGAAGTTCTGTCCCATTTTCGATGAGCGATACAAGGCCTCGGAACGTCCCAGTATCGTGGAGCGTTGGACAAGGTTCTCCATTTAG